CGATTATTTCATCATTATTTAGTGATCATGCGCGACGCGGTAAGAATGAAAGATCCTGTATTCATAGATCCCAAAGAGCTGCCTTTATTTAATGAAACACACGAATTAAAAATCCTACATCAATTAATTTTAAGCTGGAATTACGTATGCGCCGATCTTTAATGTTTGGAAGGCTTAGTTATCGCTCATTACGTGGCATACAGATCAGTGTTGTGTTCTTTTTTACCATTATTGTTCAGGAATTATTGCATTTCCCACGAGCCGGATGGATTGGCTTTGCTGTGATGATGATTTATGCGGGGTTTGATAATGGTACCACTATACTTCGTGCCTATCATCGATTTTTGGGCATGCTTTTAGGTTTGCTTAGTGGTTATCTGTTATGGTTTTTGGGACATGTAGACTATCGATTACTCATTATTATCATTCCAATTACTATCTATCTTGCTTATTTTCTAGCAGGGCAGGCTTATACTGTTCCTACTGTGTTTACGGTAAATACCTCTGTTATTGGTAGCGGATATTTTGATACCTCTAGGAGCACTTTCCCCCTTACCTATTTCCTTCTCGACTACCTAATGTGTACCGTGATTGCTTTTGCCATTATTTTAGTGTTTGAATATTTTTGGTTTAGGCGATATAACGTGATGAGTTTATTTATTAAAGATACTCAAGCTGATGTAATCAGAAAACTCTACAGGCTAATTCATTTATTAAACCAAGATAAAATTAGTCGTTCTGATTGGTTTGATGCATGTATTACCTATACGGACAGTTTGTTCGAAATGGATAAATTGGCGCGTAATTCCCAATTTTTAATTATCTCCGAAGGGGTATTAGGTGATCATTTTAATGAATTTGTGGCATTGAATAATCATATATTTATTCGTCTCAAGGCTTTATATTTAGCTACCTATACCAAGAGACGTCGAAAATACGATTACAACTTATTACTCCAAGAAGTACAGGCTGATTTGAAACGTTTAAAAATCCTTGTTAGGGACGTGCACGATGCTGAGGAGCATGATGGAGAGTTACATGCAGCGCCTAACTAATAGACTTCTTTCCAAATTCTACTGTGGTAGGCAATTGTTTCGTCGATACGGTGCTCGAGTCCTCATGTGTTGGCATGTACACTGTGGTTTATTATTACCGTTTATCTTGACCGGTTGTCTCCTAAATAATACGTATCATAAACCTGAAGTTGAGGTCGCGAATCAATGGACTGTTGCAGATAGAAACATTAGTAATAATGATGAAAAAAATATCCCTTATTTGGCTTGGTGGCGAGGGTTTAATGATCCCACTTTAAATGAATTAATTGAAAAAGGATTACAGTATAATAACAGCCTCAACATGTCACGTAACCATATTAAAGCAGCAGAAGGCGAGCTTAAAAAAATTCGCTATCAATGGATTCCTACTGTTGATGTAATGCTGGGTTATTCCAGAAATCCCGCCACAGGATTCCCTGGTGTTTTAGGAGTAATTATACCCAGTTATATTATTAATATTATTCACCAAATCAAAGAGCAAAAAATTGCGCGATATAATTTAGAGCAAATTAAAGCCGAAGATGATGCTCTAAAACTCACTATTATTTCTGAAATTACAGCGAGCTATTTTACTTACCAGGCAGAGATAGAGCGTAAACGACTTTTAGAAATTTTAGCTCATGATTTAACTCAACTTGCAGATATTTCCAATAAAGTATATCAAGGGGGACTTACTTCTGATATTGAACAACAAGAGCTATTCAGCCAAGCAGATATTATTCGCGGTGAGCAGGAGGTTATTGAAAAGAATATTATTATCAGTCGTAATGCCATTCGTTATCTGATTAATTTAAATCCTGGCGATATAAAAACCGTAGTGAAGTTTTCGGATCTCAACAATAAGCACTTAATACCAGGCTCCTTACCCTTAACCGTGCTTGAGAATAGACCAGACTTACAAATAGCTGAAAATCGATTACGTGCATCCAATTATGGAATTGGTTTAGCGGCCTCTAATCTTCTACCCACGATAACTCTTGATTTGATTGGCGGTAAAGCGGCAGGCGACAGCAGATACATATGGCCTCATCAAAACGTATATTTTAATGATCAATTAATCCGTTCTCCTATATTAAAAGCATCGGTATTAGGGGAAATCGCTGCGGCCAAAGGATTGGATAAAGTATCTTATTTTAATTATATCGATACGCTACAAAAAGCTTTACGTGATACGACTAACGCCTTATCAGCTAATGAACGTTTTACTAACAAACTAAAAAGAACCCAAGAGGCACAAAAGCGACTGGCGAAATCTTATGAATTAAATCGGCGTTTATATCTCCGGGGCATTCAAAACTATATTGACATGTTAAGAACTAAAATTGCTTTAGACCGGATCAATATCAATTTGAATGAAGACAAATTAATACAATTATTGACTACTGTTAGTTTATATCAGGAATTAGCTGGCGGTTATAAGGCGGATGAGCCTTTGCCTGAGCAGCAAAAGGTAGCTCTGGCGGTAACAAAATAATAATAAGTGCTTGTGTGGGGAGGGAAATCGCAAATTATATCCGACGGAAATGATTTATCGGCAATAGTGCTGTATAATTAATATACAATTGCCTGCAAGGATGTAATTATGTATAAAAACACCGTAGCAATTTTAACCCTTACCGTTACAACTTATCTGACCGGCTGTGCAACAAGAAATGATTATTCTCCAGGATATAACTATAATACTG
This Legionella fallonii LLAP-10 DNA region includes the following protein-coding sequences:
- a CDS encoding FUSC family protein produces the protein MRRSLMFGRLSYRSLRGIQISVVFFFTIIVQELLHFPRAGWIGFAVMMIYAGFDNGTTILRAYHRFLGMLLGLLSGYLLWFLGHVDYRLLIIIIPITIYLAYFLAGQAYTVPTVFTVNTSVIGSGYFDTSRSTFPLTYFLLDYLMCTVIAFAIILVFEYFWFRRYNVMSLFIKDTQADVIRKLYRLIHLLNQDKISRSDWFDACITYTDSLFEMDKLARNSQFLIISEGVLGDHFNEFVALNNHIFIRLKALYLATYTKRRRKYDYNLLLQEVQADLKRLKILVRDVHDAEEHDGELHAAPN
- a CDS encoding TolC family protein; this translates as MQRLTNRLLSKFYCGRQLFRRYGARVLMCWHVHCGLLLPFILTGCLLNNTYHKPEVEVANQWTVADRNISNNDEKNIPYLAWWRGFNDPTLNELIEKGLQYNNSLNMSRNHIKAAEGELKKIRYQWIPTVDVMLGYSRNPATGFPGVLGVIIPSYIINIIHQIKEQKIARYNLEQIKAEDDALKLTIISEITASYFTYQAEIERKRLLEILAHDLTQLADISNKVYQGGLTSDIEQQELFSQADIIRGEQEVIEKNIIISRNAIRYLINLNPGDIKTVVKFSDLNNKHLIPGSLPLTVLENRPDLQIAENRLRASNYGIGLAASNLLPTITLDLIGGKAAGDSRYIWPHQNVYFNDQLIRSPILKASVLGEIAAAKGLDKVSYFNYIDTLQKALRDTTNALSANERFTNKLKRTQEAQKRLAKSYELNRRLYLRGIQNYIDMLRTKIALDRININLNEDKLIQLLTTVSLYQELAGGYKADEPLPEQQKVALAVTK